Proteins from a single region of Streptomyces vinaceus:
- the rpsG gene encoding 30S ribosomal protein S7 encodes MPRKGPAPKRPVIIDPVYASPLVTSLINKILLNGKRSTAERIVYGAMEGLREKTGNDPVITLKRALENVKPSLEVKSRRVGGATYQVPVEVKPGRQSTLALRWLVGYSRARREKTMTERLMNELLDASNGLGAAVKKREDTHKMAESNKAFAHYRW; translated from the coding sequence ATGCCTCGTAAGGGCCCCGCCCCGAAGCGCCCGGTCATCATCGACCCGGTCTACGCATCTCCTCTGGTGACGTCGCTCATCAACAAGATCCTCCTGAACGGCAAGCGCTCCACCGCCGAGCGCATCGTCTACGGCGCCATGGAAGGCCTCCGCGAGAAGACCGGCAACGACCCGGTCATCACGCTGAAGCGCGCGCTGGAGAACGTCAAGCCGTCCCTTGAGGTCAAGTCCCGCCGTGTCGGTGGCGCGACCTACCAGGTCCCCGTCGAGGTCAAGCCGGGTCGCCAGTCGACCCTCGCGCTGCGCTGGCTCGTGGGTTACTCCCGCGCCCGTCGTGAGAAGACCATGACCGAGCGCCTCATGAACGAGCTGCTCGACGCCTCCAACGGTCTTGGCGCTGCTGTCAAGAAGCGTGAGGACACGCACAAGATGGCCGAGTCCAACAAGGCCTTCGCGCACTACCGCTGGTAG
- the rpsL gene encoding 30S ribosomal protein S12, with protein sequence MPTIQQLVRKGRQDKVEKTKTPALEASPQRRGVCTRVFTTTPKKPNSALRKVARVRLTSGIEVTAYIPGEGHNLQEHSIVLVRGGRVKDLPGVRYKIIRGALDTQAVKNRKQARSRYGAKKEK encoded by the coding sequence GTGCCTACGATCCAGCAGCTGGTCCGTAAGGGCCGGCAGGACAAGGTCGAGAAGACGAAGACGCCCGCGCTTGAGGCTTCGCCCCAGCGCCGCGGCGTCTGCACGCGTGTGTTCACGACCACCCCGAAGAAGCCGAACTCGGCGCTCCGTAAGGTCGCGCGTGTGCGTCTGACCTCCGGCATCGAGGTCACCGCTTACATTCCGGGTGAGGGACACAACCTGCAGGAGCACTCGATCGTGCTCGTGCGTGGTGGCCGTGTGAAGGACCTGCCGGGTGTTCGTTACAAGATCATCCGCGGTGCGCTTGACACCCAGGCTGTCAAGAACCGCAAGCAGGCCCGCAGCCGCTACGGCGCCAAGAAGGAGAAGTAA